The Nitrospira sp. genome includes a region encoding these proteins:
- a CDS encoding terminase small subunit, with protein sequence MLTPKQEQFCLEMIKPKANQSKAYRAAFNAKGMKAETVHSEASKLIKSPQITARIKELLEPVISEAQLTREQWIQDGLKLYRADPRKLFDKFGNTVPISELGDSEITLIEGFKFTEEYTKVRKSSGESDAVATGYTQDYKTTSYKTRHEYMGKILGYVKDTPWRKPLELSDDPTTAWKEIEQAFTRGDLSTDELTGLLRSRDFQLKVTEHDALVSRLAALEAALGQVLTQQKAGQSGGTA encoded by the coding sequence ATGTTAACACCGAAACAAGAACAATTCTGCCTGGAGATGATCAAACCCAAGGCTAACCAGTCAAAGGCCTACCGGGCCGCGTTCAATGCCAAAGGCATGAAGGCAGAGACCGTCCACAGCGAAGCCTCCAAGTTAATAAAAAGCCCCCAGATTACCGCAAGGATCAAAGAACTCCTGGAGCCAGTCATTTCCGAAGCCCAGTTGACCCGCGAGCAGTGGATCCAGGACGGCCTGAAGCTCTATCGTGCTGATCCCCGTAAGCTCTTCGACAAGTTTGGCAACACCGTGCCGATCAGTGAGCTGGGGGATAGTGAAATCACCCTGATTGAGGGGTTCAAGTTTACCGAGGAGTACACAAAGGTCAGGAAGTCGAGTGGAGAAAGTGATGCTGTCGCGACAGGCTATACGCAGGACTACAAAACCACTTCGTACAAGACACGGCATGAGTATATGGGAAAGATACTGGGCTACGTGAAGGACACCCCATGGAGAAAGCCGCTTGAGCTTTCCGATGATCCCACGACCGCATGGAAGGAGATTGAACAGGCATTCACACGGGGCGACCTCAGCACGGATGAACTGACCGGACTGCTTCGCTCCCGAGACTTCCAGCTGAAGGTGACTGAGCACGATGCTCTCGTGAGCCGCCTGGCGGCGCTGGAAGCGGCACTCGGACAAGTGCTGACCCAGCAGAAGGCGGGGCAAAGCGGGGGAACTGCATGA
- a CDS encoding GIY-YIG nuclease family protein yields MYYVYILRCSDDSFYVGSTRGLQDRVHAHNVG; encoded by the coding sequence ATGTATTACGTGTACATTCTCCGCTGCTCCGACGATTCCTTCTACGTAGGTTCAACTCGGGGCTTGCAAGATCGTGTTCATGCTCACAACGTCGGGTAA
- a CDS encoding transposase, with the protein MKRGTFGTFQRVSKKYLHLYVNEFEFRYNNSENPDIFGAASRAC; encoded by the coding sequence GTGAAGCGAGGCACCTTCGGAACCTTCCAGAGAGTCAGCAAAAAGTACCTGCATCTGTACGTCAATGAGTTCGAGTTCCGATACAACAATTCTGAGAACCCCGATATCTTTGGCGCGGCGAGCAGAGCATGCTGA
- a CDS encoding SBBP repeat-containing protein, translating to MTGSTNSPDFPGTASSPIQNTIGVGPSDLDAFVTKLNPAGTAILYSTYLGSSGGDTASGIAVDPAGNAYVTGSLVGGPDFPGTAGSLIQSTMRSDRDAFVTKINTTGTAILYSTFLGSGGDDFAYGIAVDQSGNAYVTGETWESDFPGTAGSSIQNIFGGDIDAFVTKINAAGTAIVYSTYLGGQRSEYGNGIAVDQEGQVYVTGPTASPNFPGTANSPIYNSGSSFVTKLNAAGTAIVYSTYLGSNGGGIGIAIAVDDVDNAYVTGGAGPGFLGTASSPIQNTNGGDTDAYVIKLNRAGTAIVYSTYLGGSGREYGLGIAVDAAGNVYVTGQTDTPGSGFPGTASSPIQSTFGGGQTDAFVTKLNSTGTAILYSTYLGGSRSEFGSGIALDAAGNAYVSGRTSSSDFPSTAGSPLQNMLRGGFDAFVAKISSSIPFAEFDARAKLDVDDRRHHGGFKSHHRPYHDDAEGRDYRRQGDDEFKLEATFTLGGGSNGIEPLKEAMIIQVGTFSTAIPAGSFKQHKGRYVFEGRINGVHLEAVLRSLILGNDYELKVEAHGADLTGTTNPVPVSVTIGDDSGSKEITAKIK from the coding sequence ATGACGGGGAGCACTAATTCCCCAGACTTTCCCGGCACAGCGAGCAGCCCCATTCAGAACACTATTGGTGTTGGCCCCAGCGATCTCGACGCATTTGTCACAAAACTTAATCCAGCGGGCACCGCGATTCTCTACTCGACCTATTTAGGCAGCAGCGGTGGTGACACGGCTTCCGGAATCGCCGTGGACCCTGCTGGCAATGCCTATGTGACGGGGAGTCTCGTGGGGGGGCCGGACTTTCCAGGCACTGCTGGTAGCCTCATCCAAAGTACAATGCGCAGCGATCGTGACGCCTTCGTGACAAAGATCAATACCACCGGCACCGCGATTCTTTACTCAACGTTTCTGGGTAGTGGCGGGGATGATTTTGCATATGGGATCGCCGTGGATCAATCGGGGAATGCCTATGTGACAGGAGAAACCTGGGAGTCTGACTTTCCTGGTACCGCGGGCAGTTCTATTCAAAACATCTTTGGTGGCGACATTGATGCCTTCGTGACGAAAATCAACGCAGCCGGAACCGCCATTGTCTACTCCACCTATTTGGGCGGCCAGAGGTCCGAGTATGGCAATGGAATTGCTGTGGATCAGGAAGGACAGGTCTATGTGACTGGCCCCACTGCATCGCCAAACTTTCCAGGTACCGCGAACAGTCCTATCTATAACAGCGGCAGCTCCTTTGTCACCAAGTTGAACGCAGCCGGTACGGCGATTGTCTATTCGACCTATTTAGGAAGCAACGGCGGTGGAATCGGCATTGCAATCGCGGTGGACGACGTTGATAATGCCTATGTGACCGGTGGTGCGGGGCCAGGCTTTCTCGGCACGGCGAGCAGCCCCATCCAGAACACGAACGGTGGCGACACCGACGCTTATGTCATCAAGCTCAACAGAGCCGGCACGGCGATTGTCTATTCCACGTATTTAGGTGGCAGCGGGAGGGAATATGGCCTTGGAATCGCGGTGGATGCAGCCGGCAATGTCTATGTGACGGGGCAAACTGACACACCGGGGTCCGGTTTTCCAGGGACAGCAAGTAGTCCAATCCAGAGTACCTTTGGCGGGGGCCAGACCGATGCGTTCGTCACAAAGCTCAACTCGACTGGCACCGCGATTCTCTATTCCACCTATTTAGGTGGCAGCAGGAGTGAATTTGGCAGTGGAATCGCACTGGATGCAGCCGGCAACGCCTATGTGTCCGGAAGAACCTCCTCGTCTGACTTTCCCAGCACGGCCGGCAGTCCACTCCAGAACATGCTTCGTGGTGGCTTTGACGCCTTTGTGGCGAAGATCAGCAGCAGCATCCCCTTCGCCGAGTTCGACGCGAGAGCCAAGCTAGATGTAGATGATCGGCGGCACCATGGCGGGTTTAAATCGCATCATCGCCCCTATCACGATGACGCTGAAGGACGTGATTATCGGCGTCAGGGTGACGACGAGTTCAAGCTGGAAGCTACCTTCACTCTCGGTGGCGGCAGTAACGGGATCGAGCCTCTCAAGGAAGCCATGATCATCCAGGTGGGCACCTTCTCGACGGCCATCCCGGCCGGTTCGTTCAAACAGCATAAAGGGCGGTATGTCTTCGAGGGGAGGATCAACGGCGTGCACCTCGAGGCAGTGCTGCGGTCCTTGATTCTCGGGAACGATTACGAGTTGAAAGTGGAGGCTCATGGCGCAGATTTGACCGGCACCACAAATCCGGTCCCTGTGAGTGTCACGATCGGCGACGACAGCGGCAGCAAGGAGATCACTGCCAAGATCAAGTGA